Proteins found in one Planctomycetes bacterium MalM25 genomic segment:
- the pknB_2 gene encoding Serine/threonine-protein kinase PknB, with translation MAHTLEAESEAKLAGLLDELTVAAATGQTDWLERTVTANPELETDLRELWGAVMVTNAVASISTTELYEPGSGSAPPGPAQELELPYELGDYLLTEEVGRGGMGIVYLAQQRSLGREVAVKLILRGALASPEDQKRFRSEAESVARLEHPGVTPIFEVGEHHGQLYFSMPFIEGETLSQRLERGPLADREAARIVRDVAQAIEYAHSRGVVHRDLKPANILLDPQGRVHVTDFGLAKRFADNAETASLTQTGAILGTPAYMAPEQAAGGRGDIGPATDVYSLGAILYAMLTGRPPFQGPTPVDTVLMLLEQEPAPPRLLRRRVDRDLEMIALRCLQKPVELRYATAGALAADLQAFLRSEPIAARSGRFTQVVARVFRETHHATVLENWGLLWMWHALVLLVICCVTNWFHLQREVWPDMQKTTPYVLLWGGALAVWAPIFWRLRHRSGPVTAVERQIAHLWGGSVAAVMLLFWVEHLLRLPVLTLSPVLGLINGMVFVAKAGILSGAFYVHAVVLLLTAVLMAWMQSAGCGYGLTFYGLVSALTFFLPGLKYYRQSRKRAA, from the coding sequence ATGGCCCACACGCTCGAAGCCGAAAGCGAAGCGAAGCTCGCCGGTTTACTCGATGAGTTGACCGTGGCCGCGGCTACCGGACAAACCGATTGGCTTGAGCGAACCGTAACGGCCAATCCAGAGCTTGAAACGGACCTCCGCGAGCTCTGGGGCGCCGTGATGGTGACCAACGCGGTCGCCTCGATCTCAACGACCGAGCTGTACGAACCCGGCTCCGGTTCGGCCCCCCCCGGGCCGGCGCAGGAGCTGGAACTGCCCTACGAGCTGGGGGACTACCTGCTGACCGAGGAGGTCGGTCGGGGCGGCATGGGCATCGTCTACCTGGCCCAGCAACGGAGCCTGGGCCGTGAAGTGGCCGTGAAGCTGATCCTGCGGGGAGCGCTCGCCTCGCCCGAGGATCAGAAGCGGTTCCGCAGCGAGGCCGAGTCGGTCGCCCGGCTCGAGCACCCCGGGGTGACGCCGATCTTTGAAGTGGGCGAGCACCACGGGCAGCTCTACTTCAGCATGCCGTTCATCGAGGGGGAGACCCTCTCCCAACGGTTGGAGCGCGGGCCGCTCGCCGACCGCGAAGCCGCACGGATCGTGCGTGATGTCGCGCAGGCGATCGAGTACGCTCACAGCCGGGGCGTGGTGCACCGCGACTTGAAGCCGGCGAACATCCTGCTCGACCCGCAGGGGCGGGTCCACGTGACCGACTTCGGCCTCGCCAAGCGGTTCGCCGATAACGCGGAGACCGCCTCGCTCACGCAGACCGGCGCCATCCTCGGCACGCCCGCCTATATGGCGCCCGAGCAGGCCGCCGGCGGGCGTGGCGACATCGGCCCGGCGACCGATGTCTACAGCCTCGGTGCGATCCTCTACGCCATGCTCACGGGGCGTCCTCCGTTCCAAGGCCCCACGCCGGTTGACACGGTGCTCATGCTGCTGGAGCAAGAGCCGGCGCCGCCCCGCTTGCTCCGCCGCCGAGTCGATCGCGATTTGGAGATGATCGCGTTGCGTTGTTTGCAGAAGCCGGTCGAGCTGCGCTACGCCACCGCCGGCGCGTTGGCGGCCGACTTGCAGGCGTTCTTGCGGAGCGAGCCGATCGCCGCCCGCAGCGGGCGTTTCACGCAGGTCGTAGCGCGCGTCTTCCGCGAGACGCACCACGCCACGGTGCTGGAGAACTGGGGCCTGCTCTGGATGTGGCACGCTCTGGTGTTGCTGGTCATCTGCTGCGTCACCAACTGGTTCCACCTGCAGCGCGAGGTGTGGCCCGACATGCAGAAGACCACCCCTTACGTGCTGTTGTGGGGGGGAGCCTTGGCCGTGTGGGCGCCCATCTTCTGGCGGCTGCGGCATCGGTCGGGGCCGGTGACCGCGGTCGAACGCCAGATCGCCCACCTGTGGGGCGGCAGCGTGGCGGCGGTGATGCTGCTGTTCTGGGTCGAGCACCTGCTCCGGCTGCCGGTGCTGACGCTCTCGCCCGTGCTGGGGCTGATCAACGGGATGGTCTTCGTGGCGAAGGCGGGCATCCTCTCCGGGGCTTTCTACGTCCACGCCGTGGTGCTGCTGCTGACCGCGGTGCTAATGGCTTGGATGCAGTCGGCCGGGTGTGGCTACGGACTGACCTTCTACGGGCTGGTGTCCGCGCTCACCTTCTTCCTGCCGGGGCTCAAGTACTACCGCCAGAGCCGCAAACGGGCCGCTTAA
- the cnrH_1 gene encoding RNA polymerase sigma factor CnrH encodes MWPESDDTQELLAGVERGDQDARDRLFDRHRAAVRRMIDLRMDRVLQRRVDASDIVQDVLIEANRRLTDYLKNPVMPFHLWLRQMAKDRLIDAHRRHRVAARRSMDREQPLAVATRDEDSVLDLAAQITDDQMTPAAAATWRELQRRFAEACTKLEPQDQEIIVMRHFERLNNSEVATALELSPQAASMRHLRAMRRLREHLADEQEGSEGEG; translated from the coding sequence ATGTGGCCCGAATCCGACGACACCCAAGAGCTGCTAGCGGGCGTCGAGCGGGGCGACCAGGACGCCCGCGATCGGCTGTTCGATCGCCACCGGGCGGCGGTCCGGCGGATGATCGACCTGCGGATGGACCGCGTGCTGCAACGCCGGGTCGATGCGAGCGACATCGTCCAGGACGTGCTGATCGAGGCCAACCGCCGGCTGACGGACTACCTGAAGAACCCGGTGATGCCGTTCCACCTCTGGCTGCGGCAGATGGCGAAGGACCGGCTGATCGACGCCCACCGCCGCCACCGCGTCGCCGCCCGCCGGAGTATGGACCGCGAGCAGCCGCTCGCCGTGGCGACGCGCGACGAGGATTCCGTCCTCGACCTGGCGGCCCAGATCACCGACGACCAGATGACGCCCGCCGCCGCGGCGACCTGGCGCGAGCTGCAACGCCGTTTCGCGGAGGCGTGCACCAAGCTCGAGCCGCAGGATCAGGAGATCATCGTGATGCGGCACTTCGAGCGGCTGAATAACTCGGAGGTCGCGACCGCCCTGGAACTCTCCCCCCAAGCGGCCAGCATGCGACACCTCCGGGCGATGCGGAGGCTCCGCGAGCACCTGGCCGATGAGCAGGAGGGCTCCGAGGGTGAAGGGTAA